From a region of the Algiphilus sp. genome:
- a CDS encoding MFS transporter, protein MELANKATRIRLFDLKSIQMRTFHLTWLAFHLCFFGWFGIAPLMAVVREDLDLDKSMVGSTIIASVAITVLVRFLIGPLCDKFGPRRTYAALLTLGSIPVMCIGFANSFETFLLGRLAIGAIGASFVITQYHTSVMFAPNVVGTANATTAGWGNLGGGTTQIIMPLIFAAIVSLGVSEFVGWRLAMVVPGIILFAMGVAYYFLTQDAPDGDYRELREQGLIPPAKAERSGWGSFKVAARDYRVWALFVVYAACFGVELTINNVAAIYFFDEFSLDLKTAGLIAGLFGLMNIFARTLGGFFSDMFARHRGLRGRVQFLFIALFIEGIALMVFSQMTVLAVAIGTMIFFSLFVQMAEGATFGLVPFMNKKALGAVAGIVGAGGNAGAVAAGFLFKSESLSYGQGLFFLGCAVVVCSFFAFAVRFTPEVLAEEEGLLREALASRDAERAAEGEAKPVPA, encoded by the coding sequence ATGGAACTGGCAAACAAGGCGACCCGCATCCGCCTCTTCGACCTCAAGTCGATACAGATGCGCACCTTCCACCTGACCTGGCTCGCATTCCACCTGTGCTTCTTCGGGTGGTTCGGCATCGCGCCGCTCATGGCCGTGGTGCGCGAGGACCTCGACCTCGACAAGTCGATGGTGGGGTCGACCATCATCGCGTCGGTCGCCATCACGGTCCTGGTGCGCTTCCTCATCGGTCCGCTGTGCGACAAGTTCGGGCCGCGCCGGACCTATGCCGCGCTGCTGACGCTGGGTTCGATTCCGGTGATGTGCATCGGCTTCGCCAACAGCTTCGAGACCTTCCTGCTCGGCCGGCTCGCCATCGGTGCCATCGGCGCGTCCTTCGTCATCACGCAGTACCACACCTCGGTGATGTTCGCGCCGAACGTGGTGGGGACCGCGAACGCGACGACGGCCGGCTGGGGCAACCTGGGCGGCGGCACGACCCAGATCATCATGCCGCTCATCTTCGCTGCCATCGTCAGCCTCGGCGTGTCGGAGTTCGTGGGATGGCGCCTGGCCATGGTGGTACCCGGCATCATTCTCTTCGCGATGGGTGTGGCCTACTACTTCCTCACCCAGGACGCGCCCGACGGCGACTATCGCGAGTTGCGCGAGCAGGGTCTGATTCCGCCCGCCAAGGCCGAACGCAGCGGGTGGGGCAGCTTCAAGGTCGCGGCCAGGGACTACCGAGTCTGGGCGCTGTTCGTGGTGTACGCCGCCTGCTTCGGCGTCGAGCTGACCATCAACAATGTCGCGGCGATCTACTTCTTCGACGAGTTCTCGCTCGACCTCAAGACCGCCGGACTCATCGCCGGTCTGTTCGGCCTGATGAACATCTTCGCGCGCACGCTGGGCGGCTTCTTCTCCGACATGTTCGCGCGCCATCGCGGTCTTCGCGGACGCGTGCAGTTCCTCTTCATCGCGCTCTTCATAGAAGGCATCGCGCTGATGGTGTTCTCGCAGATGACCGTGCTCGCCGTGGCCATCGGGACGATGATCTTCTTCAGCCTGTTCGTGCAGATGGCGGAGGGCGCGACCTTCGGCCTGGTGCCCTTCATGAACAAGAAGGCGCTGGGAGCGGTTGCCGGCATCGTCGGCGCCGGCGGCAACGCGGGTGCCGTGGCGGCGGGCTTCCTCTTCAAGTCGGAGTCCCTCAGCTATGGGCAGGGACTCTTCTTCCTCGGTTGCGCGGTGGTGGTGTGCTCCTTCTTCGCCTTCGCCGTGCGCTTCACGCCGGAAGTGCTGGCCGAGGAGGAGGGACTGCTCAGGGAGGCACTCGCGAGCCGGGATGCCGAACGCGCTGCCGAAGGGGAGGCCAAGCCGGTTCCGGCGTGA